The Brassica oleracea var. oleracea cultivar TO1000 chromosome C6, BOL, whole genome shotgun sequence genomic interval AGGGTCTAAAGAAAAATGTTGAATTAGCATATAATATTACATTCTTTTTTTTCATCATGGAAAATGCCGATCTATTACTCAGATAAAAGAAAATCTCGTAGATATGAGTCAGACCATTGATGATGATTTTAACATAGCCAAATAACTAAATTGGCATTAAGTGTCTGACTTGGTGAGAAAACTTGAGAAATCCTATCTAAAGATCCTTTGAGCTCTATTTTTCACACAACCAAGAAAAAAGAGTCTAGAGAGAAGTGAGAGCATGAATGAGTGTGCAGAGAGCGAAGATCAAGAAGAGGAGCAAAGAAGTTCTACGCCAGTAAACACTAGAGGTTCAAAATCTTCGAAATCCTTGAGATTCTTCTAAAGTGAGGGTATGATTAGTGTCAGCCCACTAAGCTGTATTTTGTCTTAGTTTTGTTTATTAGGATTAAAACTGTGCATTAAGGGAATCATTTATATAAAGTTCGTTCTTCGTTTCTCGAGGTGGTTTTCAGAGATCGAAGAACGTTCTTGTGACTGTAAGAATTTTGCATCTTAGATTGCATGTGTTGATGGTATGTTTACATTGATATGTTTTGTGAATGAACGTAGAAATGATCTTGAAAGAAATTGACATGTTAAGTTGAAAATGTTATAGGAAAAAATTAAGAATGACACTAATTAAGAAAAGTACGGGATTAGATCAATGAGATTAAATAAAGAAAGTAAGTTTTGGCTTCAGACCGTAAAATATGTTTATGATTGTGTTTTGGCTTTGGGTATGTATGTTGGCTTCGGCGGTGATGGACCACCGGGTCGGTGGACCTTAAGTCATATGTAATGTGGATTGCCGAGTATGTGAACCTTCAATTGTGGGGATTGTCGGGTTGGTGGACCTTTGATCATAGGGAATTTTGGGTCGTGGACCTTCGGTCATATGTTATGAGGATTGTCAGGTCGGTAGACTTTGATCAAAGGAATCATTGACTCTATGAAGTCGTTGGATTAATTATCCCCAACATTCAATGTGACTCTGGAAAATGTCTTTTGTTGGGGTCAAAATCGATCCTAGCGAAATCAATAGCTAAAATCACCCGAGAATTGTATCATTTACAAGAATGAGGCAGAAATGTTGAGATAGCACCGCATACGCTGTCCATACTTGGACAAAAATACGTAGAACAAACTCTGCATATTTCTTTGCGAAAAGGAAATAAAGAGATTTTTGTCCAAACAAGATTTATTCGGAAAAACATTCTTTCATGAGGTTTTTCCGAGAAACACCGTGGTTTTACGAAATAATATTCCGTAAAATAAACTTCAAAAATTTTCCATGGAATTTTTTTTTAAAATCTAGCAAAAAGAAGTTTTACGAAAGAATTTTTCGTAAAATAAACTTCAGAAAGTTGCGACGGAATTTTTTTTGTAATACTAGCAGAACGATTCTGAAAGCATACGGAACCATCAATAAAGAACAGAAAAGGCAAGACAAGGGAAGAAAGTGGCCTCATTACGGGACCACATCCCCCTGCCTCATCTCCTTTCCTCAGGATTCGGCTCAATAAAAAATGGAATGTAGAAAAGAAAGGGGCGGAAGCGCAGGATCACATTTGCTTACCTCATCATCCTTGAGCTCCCTCTCTCCCCTCTTCGCTTTGCCTCATCGTTGTGCCTCATTGCCTGACCTCATCGTCTGAGCTCATCGCCCGACCTCATCGCCCGACCTCATATCATGAGCTCATCTCCCAACTTTATCACATGAGCTCATCGCCCTCAGCTCATCTCAATGGTCCCATTGCCCTCAGCTCCTCTCCATTTATCACCACCCTTAGCTCCTCTCCATGGCATCATCACCCATTCTCATCACCCTCAGCTCCTCCCCGTGGCATCATCACCCATGAGGCTCTCCCTCTTCCTCATAGCCTCACCACATCGCACATGAGGCTCTCTCTTTATTCATCATGTTCTCGTGTGGATTATGTCTGATACATTTTCATCGCAATCGAAGTTGCCGTTGAGATATTACGTAGAAAACAATGAACACTTTTTTTCTCGTAACCACACGTCAAGTTGGAAATGGTTAACTTGAACACAGAAGGTTTTCGACAAAAAATGATTTTTATCATTTCATAGACCAACGACACAAAAAACTGCAACGTCGTGCAAACTGACGATTTTTCCAAAAAAAATTGTACAAATCGCGTAAGTCGTAAAACGGTCTGAAATTGCCTAAAATACGATACGTCCCACTTACGACTTAGGATTTGAAACGGCCAATGTCAACGATGATTTATTTCACTTGGAGAGGATAATGGAAAGAAATAGTGATGACGACCACGTGTAAGTTAGAAGAGGCTCAAGGAACAGCTCCTCGAATTAGGGTCAGGCCGATAATTATCCTCAATCAAAAACCATCAGCATATATGAGGAGTTTTATGGCCCAATGCCATAAGGATAAGCAAGCTCGGCCAGGTCAAAGGATTCTCCGCGGTCTTCGGAAGCACTTAAGGAGGCCAAGAAAGAAGAAAATAAAGGAGGAGGAGATCAATGAGTGAAGACATACATTCTTAACCCTAGACACACTACACACTCGACCTTGATCCCTCCCTCTCAACACTTTTTTTCTTAGCTCTCAGTCATTAATATTCCATTAATTGTAACCTTTGTATTTCAATGAGTCTCCATGAATAAAGTCCATTTTTTTTCAACCGGAATCTGGTTACATCATTGTGTTCTGAGGATATCGTTGCGCACAGTATTTTAATTGATAAGTCACTTTATTGATTTCTGCTAACGTGTCGCTCATTGCTGAAGTTTCAAGAAATTTTATAATTTGATTGGTTGATGTCTTTTAAAAGAAACACATAAAACAATTAATTTTTGTTAAATTTAAAATAAATTGAATATAATCATAAAAATGAAAGTAACATAAATAAAATAAATCATTAATAGAAGCCTCTAACCATCTTCTTGGAACTACACAAAATACATTTTTTATAGCTAAAGTAGTTTCGTTTTTCACGTGTTAAAATAAACTAAAAGGAAATATACAACCAATTATTTGAACCAATTGTAATAATACTTGCATTTAAGAAAAATATTTTTAGTGACTTATATTTATGTTGTTGAACTATCTTAAATTTCATAGCTCTTTTAAAAATAGATACTCAAATTTTTGATTATCAAACTATTAAATGCTAAAATTTTAATACTTCTAATTATTATTATACAATTATAACATTATAAACATAATATGTACTTTTCGTATAATATTATCATCCGCGAAATCGCAGGCAAACACATAATAAATAGTTAACTAAAATACTGAGTCTAACATATATTTTTTATTCGGTCAATATTAATGTTTTTATGTTTTGATAATTGCATTTGAAGTTCAGTTATGAATAAATTTGATTTGGAAGTTTAAACAATGTTATTTTTTCAAAAATAATTAAACAGTATTTGTTACGTTGATAGAGTTGGTAATTGTTAACTTTAATCTATACGTTTCATTACATTACGTATGATTCTCTTTAGTAAAAATTGGTTTGTCATGAATTGATATGTTTGATGTTGTTACATAGTTTAAGGACGAGTCTCGTATGGTTGGTTGATAGACGAGTTTCCCAAAATTATTTGAAAGAACAAATAAATGGTTAACCCAAAGTGCGTTGGGCTAGTGGTTTAGTGCTTGGAGTAGGTTCCATTGCACCCAAAGTTCGATTTCCATGGGGAGGGGTGCTTTACGCCATGTTATCGGTATCAGCGCCGGCCGGCCCCGGGCCTAGGGGAGGATTAAGGCCGAAGGCCCGAACTCATCCTCGTATAAAATAAAAAATAAAAAAAAATAAAAAGAACAAATAAATGGTTTGCCAAGTACATAAATTTTATTGAAAAATTGGAAATATACAGGTTTGTTAAAGAGATAATTATAAAAAGAATGATTATCCAAAGGAGAACAGATGTCTTTCATCTGTAAAAACAGTCACCCATAACCTCTTGGTGATTTTGTCTTCTTCTTTCAAGTTGGTCAGAATTAACCGACTTTACCCATCTATAAATAGTGCTTCTCTCTTTTTTTTTGTAAAAGATAGATGAGCAATAATAATATCTTTCTCTTACTCTCTCAGACCTTTCACACAAAACACAAAGCTACTCTCTCTCTCTCTCTCGTTGACTCACACCAAGAAGAAAATACATATATCAGTCCTTTTTCTATCTCTCTTTATTTTATTTAACATGTTATCAGCACGAGGCTCTGACCAACTGAGGCTTATCAATCCGAAAGTTCTTAAACCAGCCGAGGTAATATTTAAATTTATGTATTTCAATATACTTAATTTATTTAAATTTTATAATTATTTCGGAGTGAGAGGCTGGACCTTCTCCATTTATTTTTCGGGATGATAGGCGCTGCCTTCCCCGACTGATCGTTATGGTAGGCTATGCCTTCACGATCAGAGAAACACGTGGTAGGCTTTGCCTCCGTGAATAGAAGAAGAGGTCAAAAATGGTAGACTAAGTCTCCTCGGACCTTGAAATAAGTAAAAGTCAAAATGGTAGACCATGTCTCCTCGGACTTTGAAAAATGATCAATATGGTAGTCTATGACTCCTCGGATCATGTGGTAGGCTGAGCCTCCCGATTTTATTTATGCTATTTAAATTCCTGCAATTTAAATTTATGCAATTTAAATTTATGCTTTTAATTTTTGCATTTAAATTATGCATTTAAATTCTCGTCTTTACTATATTTACATATTTTACTATGAATACAGTTATCATGTCGAATTTGACAAAGCTCGAAATTAATNNNNNNNNNNNNNNNNNNNNNNNNNNNNNNNNNNNNNNNNNNNNNNNNNNNNNNNNNNNNNNNNNNNNNNNNNNNNNNNNNNNNNNNNNNNNNNNNNNNNNNNNNNNNNNNNNNNNNNNNNNNNNNNNNNNNNNNNNNNNNNNNNNNNNNNNNNNNNNNNNNNNNNNNNNNNNNNNNNNNNNACCTCTGGAAATCTTTAAAAGAGAGGTTCGATCACCAGAAATATGTGATCTTACCGAAAGCTAAACACGAGTGGATCCATCTCCGGTTCCAGGATTACAAAAGTTTTAGTGATTTTAATTCCGCGATGTTGGGAATTACTTCGAGGATGATGTTATGTGGAGAGAAAATAAGTGATTATGATATGATCGAGAAAACTCTCTCCACGTTCCATCCTGAAAATGTAATCATGCAGCAACAGTACCGGGTGAATGGATATACCCGTTATTCGGAGTTGATGCAAGTCCTCCTTGTAGCGGAACAGAATAACCAACTCATGACTTTAAACCATCAAGCTCGTCCCACTGGATCTGCTCCATTCCCTGAAGCGAATGTTGCATCATCCAGTTATGATAATAGAAGAGGACGAGGTCGTGGACGTGGTGGAAACCGTTATCATGGTCGTGGAAGAGGACGAGGAAGAAGATTCCGTCCCTATGATGAAAGAGATAACAAGAACTTCCACGAAAATGAAAGGAATGAAAAGGACCGGGATGATAAAAGGCAAACGGGAAAGGTTTGCTACAGATGCGGCATGAAAGGTCATTGGGTACGTAGTTGTCGTACACCAAAACATTTAGCCGATCTGTATAGAGAATCCCAAAAGGGAAAAGAAAAAGGAAGAGGTGAAACACACTTCATCTCTGATGAACCCGGGCCATCCTTTCATGGTTTAAACGATGATACTCATCTCAACGTATCAGACTTTCTGGTTGAGCCAGAGAGTATCGATGAGTAATATAAATCGATGTGATATAAGTAGACTGTATTATAGTATCTATATCTTTTGTTGTAAGATATATGTTATGTTTGTCATGTTTGATGTTTAATAATATATGTTTTATGNNNNNNNNNNNNNNNNNNNNNNNNNNNNNNNNNNNNNNNNNNNNNNNNNNNNNNNNNNNNNNNNNNNNNNNNNNNNNNNNNNNNNNNNNNNNNNNNNNNNNNNNNNNNNNNNNNNNNNNNNNNNNNNNNNNNNNNNNNNNNNNNNNNNNNNNNNNNNNNNCGGCCATCACCAGCAAAAGTAGGCAATGAATCACCAATGTTTTTAGAAAGAATACATGGTGATATATGTGGGCCGATCCACCCACCGTGCGGGCCATTTAAGTATTTCATGGTACTGATTGACGCATCTAGTAGATGGTCAAGTGTGTCTCTATTGACGACATGAAAGACGGCTTTCGGAAAGTTCATTGCCCAGATAATAAAGCTGAGAACGCAGTTCTCAGAGTATGCCATTAAGAAAGTAAGGCTTGATA includes:
- the LOC106297803 gene encoding uncharacterized protein LOC106297803 gives rise to the protein MLGITSRMMLCGEKISDYDMIEKTLSTFHPENVIMQQQYRVNGYTRYSELMQVLLVAEQNNQLMTLNHQARPTGSAPFPEANVASSSYDNRRGRGRGRGGNRYHGRGRGRGRRFRPYDERDNKNFHENERNEKDRDDKRQTGKVCYRCGMKGHWVRSCRTPKHLADLYRESQKGKEKGRGETHFISDEPGPSFHGLNDDTHLNVSDFLVEPESIDE